Proteins encoded within one genomic window of Deinococcus grandis:
- a CDS encoding CIS tube protein, which produces MIDIAGNSGGGQFIKAQIVPMEGKSSRSPIECMFNPREYAISRSVNWKTESNDNNDNGNKVYLGGSPAKLTLELFFDTYARRQSAGVVEDVRKYTAALWALSEMQTGDGEKGAGSSIKKGKPTSVLFQWGQTWHFQAVITDIEQQFTLFMPDGTPVRSVMKTTFEQADTATSFEGKGGLKSYHVSQGIRDAAGQRGFVGDLRRAPFGKGQT; this is translated from the coding sequence ATGATCGACATCGCAGGCAACAGTGGCGGCGGACAGTTCATCAAGGCGCAGATCGTCCCGATGGAAGGCAAGAGCAGCCGCTCGCCGATCGAGTGCATGTTCAACCCGCGTGAGTACGCGATCAGCCGCAGCGTGAACTGGAAGACCGAGAGCAACGACAACAACGACAACGGCAACAAGGTGTACCTGGGGGGCTCCCCGGCGAAACTGACGCTGGAACTGTTCTTCGACACGTACGCGCGGCGGCAGTCGGCGGGCGTGGTCGAGGACGTCCGCAAGTACACGGCGGCCCTGTGGGCGCTGAGCGAGATGCAGACCGGGGACGGCGAGAAGGGCGCGGGGAGCAGCATCAAGAAGGGCAAGCCGACCAGCGTGCTGTTCCAGTGGGGGCAGACGTGGCACTTCCAGGCGGTCATCACGGACATCGAGCAGCAGTTCACGCTGTTCATGCCGGACGGCACTCCGGTCCGGTCGGTCATGAAGACGACGTTCGAGCAGGCCGACACCGCCACGTCCTTCGAGGGGAAGGGGGGGCTGAAGAGTTACCACGTCAGTCAGGGCATCCGGGACGCCGCCGGGCAGCGGGGGTTCGTGGGTGACCTGCGCCGCGCGCCGTTCGGGAAGGGGCAGACGTGA
- a CDS encoding VgrG-related protein has translation MTRVQRDSLEGAVSTLYLNLDGRDMPPEQFRMIDEITVDSSLQLPDVATVTLRDPAGELVDDTTYKLGARIKVVAQVKGNKETVFDGEIVEIEPRFTRGTQQLRLRAFDRLHRLSRGTHTKSYQNVSDMDLVKKIASEAGLTAKTGPASVVHGYVLQHNQSHLAFLRERAARLGYILFVDGTTLHCEPVRGQDPITLTWGDNLSEFLPRLSSLNQTSGSTVRSWDPKQKRAVSSEKQSGEGKAKVQEGTRSEGVAQEAFSMKAPTTSSALIVRDQGYADAIAQAQRNRVAEGLLEARGQAAGYPRLTAGTQLDIRNVGQRFSGSYVASSVRHVYRNGEGYSTEFAVTGSHPESLAGMIRQATGGAGGSAGGSAGGVMTPAPGLMIGIVTNNDDPDNQGRVKLKLPALTEDDETDWARVVNLGGGPNRGSQHTPEVNDEVLVGFEHGDIHHPYVIGGLWNGTDAPPRPTGKVVKNGKVIQRVYRTRLGHEFIYDDPEDPDPPKITVQSSKGHAIELNDDKKKPFAEYRTKAGHRLTLMDDPKGPFVVLRDKNGNEVKLDSKSNTLTITSTGRLELKATRGISIDAGGGNVDVKGVLINLN, from the coding sequence GTGACGCGGGTGCAGCGTGACTCGCTGGAGGGTGCGGTCAGCACGCTGTACCTGAACCTGGACGGTCGGGACATGCCGCCCGAGCAGTTCCGGATGATCGACGAGATCACCGTGGACAGCAGCCTGCAACTGCCGGACGTGGCGACCGTCACGCTGCGCGACCCGGCCGGGGAACTCGTGGACGACACGACGTACAAGCTGGGGGCGCGCATCAAGGTGGTCGCGCAGGTGAAGGGCAACAAGGAGACGGTGTTCGACGGGGAGATCGTGGAGATCGAGCCGCGCTTCACGCGGGGGACGCAGCAGCTGCGGCTGCGGGCCTTCGACCGGCTGCACCGGCTGTCGCGCGGGACGCACACGAAGTCGTACCAGAACGTCAGTGACATGGATCTGGTGAAGAAGATCGCCTCGGAGGCCGGGCTGACCGCGAAGACCGGTCCGGCGAGCGTGGTGCACGGGTACGTGTTGCAGCACAACCAGTCGCATCTGGCGTTCCTGCGTGAGCGGGCCGCGCGGCTGGGGTACATCCTGTTCGTGGACGGCACGACCCTGCACTGCGAGCCGGTGCGGGGGCAGGATCCCATCACGTTGACGTGGGGGGACAACCTGAGTGAGTTCCTGCCGCGCCTGAGCAGCCTGAACCAGACGAGTGGCAGCACGGTGCGGTCGTGGGACCCGAAGCAGAAGCGCGCCGTGAGCAGCGAGAAGCAGAGCGGTGAGGGCAAGGCGAAGGTGCAGGAGGGGACCCGCAGCGAGGGGGTGGCGCAGGAGGCGTTCAGCATGAAGGCCCCGACCACCAGCAGCGCGCTGATCGTGCGGGATCAGGGCTACGCGGACGCGATCGCGCAGGCGCAGCGCAACCGCGTGGCGGAGGGGTTGCTGGAGGCGCGCGGGCAGGCGGCCGGGTACCCGCGCCTGACGGCCGGGACGCAGCTGGACATCCGGAACGTGGGGCAGCGCTTCAGCGGGTCGTACGTGGCGAGCAGCGTCCGGCACGTGTACCGCAACGGGGAAGGCTACAGCACCGAGTTCGCCGTGACGGGCAGCCACCCGGAGTCCCTGGCGGGAATGATCCGGCAGGCGACCGGCGGGGCGGGCGGCAGTGCGGGTGGCAGTGCAGGTGGCGTGATGACCCCCGCGCCGGGCCTGATGATCGGTATCGTGACCAACAACGACGACCCGGACAACCAGGGCCGCGTGAAACTCAAACTCCCTGCGCTGACCGAGGACGACGAGACCGACTGGGCGCGGGTCGTGAACCTGGGCGGCGGCCCGAACCGCGGCTCGCAGCACACCCCGGAGGTGAACGACGAGGTACTCGTCGGCTTCGAGCACGGCGACATCCACCACCCGTACGTGATCGGCGGCCTGTGGAACGGCACGGACGCCCCGCCGCGCCCCACCGGGAAGGTCGTCAAGAACGGCAAGGTCATCCAGCGGGTGTACCGCACGCGCCTGGGGCACGAGTTCATCTACGACGACCCGGAGGATCCCGATCCGCCGAAGATCACCGTGCAGAGCAGCAAGGGGCACGCCATCGAACTGAACGACGACAAGAAGAAACCCTTCGCGGAGTACCGCACGAAGGCCGGGCACCGCCTGACCCTGATGGACGACCCCAAGGGACCGTTCGTGGTCCTGCGGGACAAGAACGGCAACGAGGTGAAACTGGACAGCAAGAGCAACACGTTGACCATCACGAGCACCGGGCGTCTGGAACTGAAGGCGACGCGCGGCATAAGCATCGACGCGGGCGGCGGGAACGTGGACGTGAAGGGTGTCCTGATCAACCTCAACTGA